One Deltaproteobacteria bacterium DNA window includes the following coding sequences:
- a CDS encoding pyridoxal phosphate-dependent aminotransferase, with translation MEGLRRAHDGDPAGTVDGGAYGGLREPGNDGIRTAGDRSVRPVSSSIRARNVQLPIIPTVAGWIAETPGTISLGQGVAYYGPPPEALRAAARFLESPGGHSYKPDAGIPELREAFQEKLLRENGIDAPFERRIIVTAGANQAFANAVLAVCDPGDEVVLLAPYYFNHEMAVALAGCVPVCVQTDANYLPRLGAIEAAVTPRTRAVVTVSPNNPAGVVYSREVLSEINRFCERRGIYHISDEAYEYFTYDGAEHFSPGSPGGDGHTISIYSLSKAYGMASWRIGFLVAPEHIFDDLIKIQDTIIVCAPAVSQAAALEALRIGRGYCESHLEVIGKIRRRVRERLEEVPELLAVPESRGAFYFLAKVNTSMDDLSLAERLVRDHKVAAIPGRTFGIEEGCCLRIAYGSLTPETAEAGIDRLIDGLRAILARISHHGS, from the coding sequence ATGGAAGGCCTCCGTCGGGCGCACGACGGTGATCCAGCCGGGACAGTCGACGGCGGGGCTTACGGTGGTTTACGGGAACCTGGAAACGATGGAATTCGAACGGCGGGTGATCGCTCCGTGAGACCCGTTTCCTCGTCGATTCGCGCAAGGAACGTCCAGCTCCCCATCATCCCCACGGTGGCGGGCTGGATCGCCGAGACCCCCGGGACCATATCGCTGGGGCAGGGCGTTGCCTATTACGGCCCTCCGCCGGAGGCGTTGCGGGCCGCCGCGCGTTTCCTGGAATCTCCCGGCGGCCATTCCTACAAGCCGGACGCCGGAATTCCCGAACTGCGAGAGGCGTTCCAGGAGAAACTCCTCAGGGAAAACGGGATCGACGCACCCTTCGAGCGCAGGATCATCGTCACTGCGGGGGCCAACCAGGCCTTCGCGAACGCCGTGCTCGCGGTCTGCGATCCCGGCGACGAGGTCGTGCTTCTCGCTCCCTATTACTTCAACCACGAAATGGCGGTTGCGCTGGCCGGCTGCGTGCCCGTATGCGTGCAGACGGACGCGAATTACCTGCCCCGTCTCGGCGCGATCGAGGCCGCCGTCACGCCAAGGACGCGCGCAGTCGTGACCGTCTCGCCGAACAACCCCGCAGGCGTGGTCTATTCGAGGGAAGTTCTCTCGGAGATCAACCGTTTCTGCGAACGGCGCGGTATCTACCACATCAGCGACGAAGCGTATGAATACTTCACCTACGACGGCGCGGAGCATTTCTCCCCCGGCTCGCCGGGAGGGGACGGCCACACGATATCCATTTACAGCCTTTCCAAGGCGTACGGCATGGCGAGCTGGCGCATCGGGTTCCTTGTCGCGCCGGAGCATATTTTCGACGACCTGATCAAGATACAGGACACGATCATCGTGTGCGCTCCCGCCGTCTCCCAGGCTGCCGCGCTGGAAGCGCTTCGAATCGGGCGGGGATATTGCGAAAGCCATCTCGAAGTCATAGGCAAGATCCGGCGGCGGGTCCGTGAGCGGCTTGAAGAGGTTCCGGAACTGCTTGCGGTTCCCGAGTCCCGGGGTGCCTTCTACTTCCTGGCGAAGGTGAATACTTCGATGGACGATCTATCGCTGGCTGAACGGCTGGTCCGCGATCACAAGGTCGCGGCCATCCCCGGCCGGACTTTCGGTATCGAAGAAGGATGCTGC